The Microlunatus antarcticus DNA segment ACTCGGCCAAGGACTCGGTCGGTGACCTGATCAACTCGGTCGACGCAGACCTCGTCTACGACCAGGGCGACGACATCGCCGACACCAAGGCGCCGAAGGTCGACATCGCGCAGCGGTGGGACGAGCGCAAGTTCAGCGCCAAGCTGGTCAACCCGGCCAACCGCCGCAAGCTCAGCGTGATCATCGTCGGCACCGGCCTGGCCGGCGCCTCGGCCGCCGCGACGCTCGGCGAGGCCGGCTACAACGTCACGAGCTTCTGCTACCAGGACAGCCCCCGCCGGGCGCACTCCATCGCCGCCCAGGGCGGCATCAACGCCGCGAAGAACTACCGCAACGACGGCGACTCGACCTACCGGCTGTTCTACGACACGGTCAAGGGCGGGGACTTCCGCTCGCGGGAGTCGAACGTCTACCGCCTCGCCCAGGTCAGCACCAACATCATCGACCAGTGCGTCGCGCAGGGTGTGCCCTTCGCCCGCGAGTACGGCGGCCTGCTCGACAACCGCTCGTTCGGCGGCGTGCAGGTGTCGCGCACCTTCTACGCGCGCGGCCAGACCGGGCAGCAGCTGCTGCTGGGGGCGTACCAGGCGCTGGAGCGCCAGATCGCCGCCGGCACGGTCAAGATGCACACCCGGCACGAGATGCTCGAGCTGGTCGTCGTCGACGGCAAGGCCCGCGGGATCGTCGTGCGGAACATGGTCACCGGCGAGATCGACACGCACATGGCCGACGCCGTGGTGCTCGCGAGCGGCGGCTACGGCAACGTCTTCTACCTCTCGACGAACGCCATGGGCTGCAACGTCACGGCCACCTGGCGGGCCCACCGCAAGGGCGCGTACTTCGCCAACCCCTGCTACACCCAGATCCACCCGACCTGCATCCCGGTGAGCGGGGACTACCAGTCCAAGCTCACGCTGATGAGCGAGTCGCTGCGCAACGACGGCCGCATCTGGGTCCCCAAGTCCGGCGAGGACAAGCGTGACCCGCGCGAGATCCCCGAGGACGAGCGCGACTACTACCTGGAGCGCATCTACCCGGCGTTCGGCAACCTGGTGCCGCGCGACATCGCGTCCCGGGCCGCCAAGAACGTCTGCGACGAGGGTCGCGGTGTCGGTCCCGGCGGGCTCGGGGTCTACCTCGACTTCGCCGACGCGATCGACCGGCTCGGGCAGAAGAGCGTCGAGGCCAAGTACGGCAACCTCTTCGACATGTACGCCCAGATCACGGGCGAGAACCCGTACGAGACGCCGATGCGGATCTACCCCGCCGTGCACTACACGATGGGCGGGCTGTGGGTCGACTACGACCTGCAGAGCTCGATCCCGGGCCTGTTCGTGACCGGCGAGGCGAACTTCTCCGACCACGGTGCCAACCGGCTCGGCGCCAGCGCGCTGATGCAGGGTCTCGCCGACGGCTACTTCGTCCTGCCGAACACGATCAACGACTACCTGGCCGCCGGTCCGTTCCCGAAGGTCGAGGCCTCCCACCCGGCCGTGGCCGAGGCCGTGGGTTCGGTCAAGGGCCGGATCGACAAGCTGCTGTCGATCAAGGGCAGCCGGACCGTTGACTCCTTCCACAAGGAGCTCGGCCACATCATGTGGGACTACTGCGGCATGGAGCGGAGCGAGGAGGGCCTGCGCAAGGCCATCTCGCGGATCCGCGAGCTGAAGACCGAGTTCTGGTCCGACGTCCGCATCCTCGGCACGGGAGAGGGTCTCAACCAGGCCCTCGAGCGCGCCGGCCGGGTCGCCGACTTCATCGAGCTGGGCGAGCTCATGTGCATCGATGCCCTCCACCGCCGCGAATCATGTGGTGGGCACTTCCGCGCCGAGTCCCAGACCGAGGACGGCGAGGCCCTGCGCCACGACGACGAGTACGCCTACGTCGCCGCGTGGGAGTTCGGCGGGGAGGGCGAACGCCCGGTCCTGCACAAGGAACCACTGGTCTACGAGTACGTCGAGCTGAAGTCGAGGTCTTACAAGTAGTGAACATCACCGTGAAGGTCTGGCGCCAGGACGGGCCCGAGGCCGAGGGCCGCATGGTCCCGTACGAGGTCGAAGACGTCTCCGAGCACATGAGCTTCCTCGAGATGCTCGACGTGCTGAACGAGCGGTTGACGATGCGCGGCGAGGAGCCGATCACCTTCGACCACGACTGCCGCGAGGGCATCTGCGGCAGCTGCGACCTGGTCATCGACGGCGTGCCGCACGGCCCGCAGCAGACGACCACGTGCCAGCTGCACATGCGCAGCTTCAACGACGGCGACACGATCGACGTGGAGCCGTTCCGGGCCGGGCCGTTCCCGATCATCAAGGACCTGATGGTCGACCGGAGCGCGCTCGACCGGATCATCCAGGCCGGCGGCTTCATCTCGGCCCCGACCGGCACCGCCCCCGACGCCCACGCGGCGCCGGTGGCCAAGAACGACGCCGACCACGCCTTCGACGCGGCGACCTGCATCGGCTGCGGCGCCTGCGTCGCGGTGTGCCCGAACGGGTCGTCGATGCTGTTCACGTCGGCCAAGGTCACCCACCTCGGGCTGCTCCCGCAGGGTCAGCCGGAGCGCAAGAGCCGCGTCGTGAACATGCTCAACCAGCAGGACGCCGAGGGCTTCGGCGGCTGCACGAACATCGGCGACTGCACGGCGGTCTGCCCCAAGGGCATCCCGTTCGAGACGATCAGCCGCCTCAACCGCGACCTGCTCGGCTCGCTCGCCCGCGGCGGCGACTGAGTCCTCACCGGCTCTGCAGCAGCAGGAGGCCCAGCCCGCACGTGGATGCGGCTGGGCCTCCTGCGTTGTGGCAGACTTGCTCGCTGTTGCCCCCGTCCCGCCCACCTGCCACAGGGGGAGCGAGGCGGAACGACCGGGCTTCCCTCATCCGAGCACGACACGAGCATGGTGACCTGTGGCACCGGCGAGGAACACATCATGAGCAGACTGATCGACGAGCTGGACCG contains these protein-coding regions:
- a CDS encoding succinate dehydrogenase/fumarate reductase iron-sulfur subunit, translated to MNITVKVWRQDGPEAEGRMVPYEVEDVSEHMSFLEMLDVLNERLTMRGEEPITFDHDCREGICGSCDLVIDGVPHGPQQTTTCQLHMRSFNDGDTIDVEPFRAGPFPIIKDLMVDRSALDRIIQAGGFISAPTGTAPDAHAAPVAKNDADHAFDAATCIGCGACVAVCPNGSSMLFTSAKVTHLGLLPQGQPERKSRVVNMLNQQDAEGFGGCTNIGDCTAVCPKGIPFETISRLNRDLLGSLARGGD
- a CDS encoding fumarate reductase/succinate dehydrogenase flavoprotein subunit, coding for MSDQGEEKHGLRDRVVGTWRHAVDSAKDSVGDLINSVDADLVYDQGDDIADTKAPKVDIAQRWDERKFSAKLVNPANRRKLSVIIVGTGLAGASAAATLGEAGYNVTSFCYQDSPRRAHSIAAQGGINAAKNYRNDGDSTYRLFYDTVKGGDFRSRESNVYRLAQVSTNIIDQCVAQGVPFAREYGGLLDNRSFGGVQVSRTFYARGQTGQQLLLGAYQALERQIAAGTVKMHTRHEMLELVVVDGKARGIVVRNMVTGEIDTHMADAVVLASGGYGNVFYLSTNAMGCNVTATWRAHRKGAYFANPCYTQIHPTCIPVSGDYQSKLTLMSESLRNDGRIWVPKSGEDKRDPREIPEDERDYYLERIYPAFGNLVPRDIASRAAKNVCDEGRGVGPGGLGVYLDFADAIDRLGQKSVEAKYGNLFDMYAQITGENPYETPMRIYPAVHYTMGGLWVDYDLQSSIPGLFVTGEANFSDHGANRLGASALMQGLADGYFVLPNTINDYLAAGPFPKVEASHPAVAEAVGSVKGRIDKLLSIKGSRTVDSFHKELGHIMWDYCGMERSEEGLRKAISRIRELKTEFWSDVRILGTGEGLNQALERAGRVADFIELGELMCIDALHRRESCGGHFRAESQTEDGEALRHDDEYAYVAAWEFGGEGERPVLHKEPLVYEYVELKSRSYK